The proteins below are encoded in one region of Macaca nemestrina isolate mMacNem1 chromosome 10, mMacNem.hap1, whole genome shotgun sequence:
- the LOC105463757 gene encoding homeobox protein NANOG-like, whose product MSSAEMPHTETVSPLPSSTDLLIQDSPDSSTSPEGKQSASAENSATKKEDKVLVKKQKARTVFSSPQLCVFNDRFQRQKYLSLQQMQELSNILNLSYKQVKTWFQNQRMKSKRWQRNNWPKNSNGVTQKASAPTYPSLYSSCHQGCLVNPTGNLPMWSNQTWNNSSWSNQTQNIQSWSNHSWNAQTWCTQSWNNQAWNSPFSNCGEESLQSCLQFQPNSPASDLEAALEAAGEGLNVIQQTTRYLSTPQTVDLLLNYSTNMQPEDV is encoded by the exons ATGTCTTCTGCTGAGATGCCTCACACAGAGACTG tctctcctcttccttcctccacgGATCTGCTTATTCAGGACAGCCCCGATTCTTCCACCAGTCCCGAAGGCAAACAATCCGCTTCTGCAGAGAATAGTGCCACAAAAAAGGAAGACAAGGTCCTGGTCAAGAAACAGAAGGCCAGAACTGTGTTCTCTTCCCCCCAGCTGTGTGTATTCAATGATAGATTTCAGAGACAGAAATACCTCAGCCTCCAGCAGATGCAAGAACTTTCCAACATCCTGAACCTCAGCTACAAACAG GTGAAGACCTGGTTCCAGAACCAGAGAATGAAATCTAAGAGGTGGCAGAGAAACAACTGGCCAAAGAATAGCAATGGTGTGACTCAG aAGGCCTCAGCACCTACCTACCCCAGCCTCTACTCTTCCTGCCACCAGGGATGCCTGGTAAACCCGACTGGGAACCTTCCAATGTGGAGCAACCAGACCTGGAACAATTCATCCTGGAGCAACCAGACCCAGAACATCCAGTCCTGGAGCAACCACTCCTGGAACGCTCAGACCTGGTGCACCCAGTCCTGGAATAATCAGGCCTGGAACAGTCCCTTCTCTAACTGTGGAGAGGAATCTCTGCAGTCCTGCTTGCAGTTCCAGCCAAATTCTCCTGCCAGTGACTTGGAGGCTGCCCTGGAAGCTGCTGGGGAAGGCCTTAATGTGATACAGCAGACGACTAGGTATTTGAGTACTCCACAAACTGTGGATTTACTCCTAAACTACTCCACGAACATGCAACCTGAAGATGTGTGA